Part of the Etheostoma cragini isolate CJK2018 chromosome 8, CSU_Ecrag_1.0, whole genome shotgun sequence genome, AtgaggaaatattttatttgataaggttttttaacatcCCGATAATGATATTACAAGCGATAAATTGCGATGCGTTTGGTGAAAGTGCTGCCTAGGTTTTGCTCCGTCATCTTGGTGTGAACTTCAAAGTCACTAGAATCTAGCTTATTTTATGAGCATGGAGGATTTTAAAAACAGGGATAAGGATTTTCTAACCACTGAATGCACACGTCCTGTTACTGAACTGTGATCATTGGTTGTTTGATGTCATTTGCTTTTTGCTTTAAGTCGGTTTGTTTTTATGCTGAAACTTTTTATgctgctgtcttggccaggactacCTTGTAAAAGAGACTGAATCTCAATGGCAATAttcctggtaaaataaaaaataaacagatattaaagtgtactcagttctacATTCCTGCTGCTTTGGGTATTCTCCTAAAGTACTaaaaattgcttgttgaatttctaacaaatgaaagaaaatctttttttttaaattattttactaaacaaattaaacattgagTTGACTACTTAAAGCGCAActgaaaaaagaatgacagttttCTTCAACTAACACAGAACAATCTCTAAGTGTCTTTTGCAGTAGGTTGCAGCCTTTCACAATTTCACAAGTTTATTGTGCAAGCTAATTCCAGGAGATGATAAAGAATTGATATGTTGTACAACACCTAAAAACATAAGCACGTCactttgctgttttaaatgGTCCACACTTACTTCCCCACTGAAGATATAGTCCAGGATCTGTTTCATGATGGCCATGGAAACGCCCTGGAGCTCAATTCTGTATGTAGACCCATCATCCTTTGGGGGATTGTAGTTCAGCTTGGTCCTACCAGGAAATCATTAACAGAAATGAATAttcttaaaacatgaaaactagAAACCTGATGCACTTCTATCATTCCCAGCTCAGCTGTATCATCGCCATTGGGACAGGAGACGCGCCCTAGCgctttaaaattgtaaaaacaaagcagaagcatattttacctttttaaccAGCTATTTTTGTATCTTATTGTGTgaatatgtgagtgtgtgtgtctcagttttTTCATGAGAAACCGGAAAAATGCTGTTGTATGTGAACATGCAATGACAATACAGTAGTGCTGGGAAATATATCGATATATGAGTCTAGATACTGGCTTAAAAAATTGGATATcctaatattgtgatatgattttttttcctggttttaaaggctgcgttacagtaaagtgatgtcattttatgGACTTACCGGACTTAATAGCTGCCTCtcttattatttgcctttactaAATTAgccattgtatccacattattggaCAATATTTGTCAAAACTCTCGTTGCGTTACTATTCTATGAAAGTACCAGTTAGCCTTACAATATAGATAGATGTACAAATATAGATATTGAttaatttggtcaaaaatgttgTGATGCAAAAAAGAGACTCATCCAATCCAAAAGGTATGATCATATCTGGGCTAGCATGAATGACTGTGAGATTGATAAGAGCATTGAAGAGACCTGATATAAGGGCTGGCAGCAGCCAGGATGTTCTTCTGGACAGGTAGCTCATCTCCATCAACCACCAGCAGCGCATCGTGGAAACTTTTCTCTTGCCAGAAGGTGCGAAGGACCCGGAGGAGTTTCTGAGAATGTTGTGGGTCCGAAACCTTAGAACCGGTTTCAGTCGATACAGAATCGGGCATGTCCAGGCTTCACTTCAAACAAATGAACAACAGACATTTTGATTAGCCTTGCACACTATTAACAACACACAGCACttgtttcaataaaaagaaatggctTTAACAAAGGTTAACACCACAGTGACGACATGTGAcaacaaaatccaaacaaatgTAACTGTGTAACACTTATTGTTCAGTAGCCTACATTACTGTGTTAGTATTGGGGGGCATGAACGTTAGGTTAACAAAGCTGCTGGTGAAATGGCACGTAAAGTCTAGACTGGTAGATAAACAAGCGACATGTCTGACGATACAATGTTTCAAAATGACGTCCAAGGAGCAGCGGAGAGGGAACTAAAGCAGCAGAAGTCTCATTTGGTTAGCTTAGCCAAAGgactagctagctggctaacggGAGAAAGCTACAAGGCTCGAGCCTGCACTGTAACCTCATGTGGTTCCAATGGTTCAAACTtgttatgtcatgtttttttttctttttggtaatTCCAATTCAGACTGTTTAAATGTCTTACCTTAAGACTACGAAATGcgcttttctttttcacagacTTCACCTTCCTGCATTTAAGACAACATGAATCACTCCAGGCGAGAATGTTGGAAATAGGCGTGAAGACATATGGAAAATGCTGCATTCATTGTCAAAGGAAATGTGGTACACATGTGACTcctgtttatatttttacatgtataaTTATGTGAGCTATTGATCCAAGattaacaataaacacacatattcacataaGCTACCATTCTAAGGCCAAATATAACCGATTAATTACATGTATCTTTAAACAAGTAAGTAAGAAAGAACACGCCTTTTATTTTGCTCCTAGAATTCATCTGGTGCCTGAACGCAGCATCAGCTAGGCGGAAAGCGTTTCAAATTGAAGTTCCAATACTGTGATGGCAACCAGTGAACCGAGAGAATTGCGGATAAAATATTTGTGTAAGAGGTACAGATATAGACTttgtaaaacatacattttcgaacaaagataaataaaactttCTCGCTGGGTCATTGTCTGGATTTGGAAATGGATGTACGAAGTACGAAAGATAAAGAATCGGAACGTGGCCACAAAGGCGTCGGGAATGACACCAAACAGTATTTCCGGTGTGAGTAAAACCTTctaaatcaaaaaatgtttgtatattgttgttgtaataCAAATTagctaaatgaaatgaatatgTTATAATTAATTGGTAAATATGCATTTCGCCTTAATGTTGTATATTAATTACCATAGTCATAGTGGTCTATGCAATAATACATCTACTACATCGACTAACATttgtgcttttaatttgaaggaaAACGTGCTTTCATTCCAGTAGCACTGCTATCTCTCGGTAACTTGAAACGATTGTCGCCGCCATACCTTTGGACAAACGTGTACGGTATGATATTGTTATGCTTTGGCCAGGATAACACAAACGTAACAGTGCTGACTACGTATGTATGATAGGCTCTTATTATtctatgctatgctaagctagctATGGGAGAATAATGCAACATCGCTGTAATACTGCCCGTAGCGGATCACATCAGTCAGTAAAGTAACGTTAACGTACGTTACCAGTCCAGGCAGTTTCTAGCGTTTGAGTTCATATTTCTTCCCACGATTAAATCTGAATGTCGTATTAAGCCAACACATCACTATCTCACAATAGCTCCTATGTGGCAACGTGTTGACTTTTGTGGCGATTCTGTGATGCAGGAACCAATGAGCTGGCTACATGTTGCCTGACGGAACGTAACTGGAGACAGGCAGTTTGGAACTACAACAATGCATCGAGCTGCTCGGAGCAGACTGTCTCCGTGGATAGAGCACCTCATCCTGAGCTATGGCGGTCCGgggtgcagcagcagcagcagcagcgggggGCGGCTGAAGGCTCATGTCGTCGGGGTGGGTCAGATGTCTCAGTCCCAGGCTCAGGGCTCTGAGGGCCCCACAGGGCTGCTCTTTTTATCCGACGGGGTGCTCCAGATCCCTGCCATCCTCACGGGGTCCGCCTGGGAGCATCTCCAGGACCATGAGGACCGCGAGTGTTTCACCAGCCTGGTCAACAGCACAGTGTGCATCCAGGACTACCGGCTGCAGTTTCACATGGCCCCCGAACAGACTAAATGCAGGTTCTACTTATCAATTGGAGAGCTGGCTACAACCGCAGCTGGTCCACTTAAAAACAACACCCCCTGCAGCACAACACAGGCTTCCATCAGGCTGAAGATCTGCAAGACATGGAGGGCCCTGCTGGGTCAGGAGACACAGGACTCTCAGAAGAGCCCTTGTGGTTTTGATCTGTCCGAGCTGCTGGGGGAGTGGCAGCATGAGTGTCTGCAGGTGGTGCTGGGGGACGTCCAGGAGAGGCTGGGGGTGAGCCAGCAGCCCTCCACCTCCACGCTGATCCACCCGGACACATCCACTGTCACGAGCTGGGGTGTTGACAGGGTCACATATAAGGGAGTCAAATGTTTCAAAGTCCCCATAAAGTGTCTTCTCATCCCGGAGGAAGACGCTCAGCAGCTGCAAACGCCACAGAATGTTGGAAGCGGGACAACAATTGGACGTTCTGCTGTCTCTGAGGACAAAAAGATAGATTCACCTCAAGTCTGCGAACTTTCTGACACCATGCAGCTTTTTGTTGATAATAGAGAGTGGCAAATAGCCAAGCCAGCATGTGGAGACAGAGATCAAGAAATCAATGAGAATTCCCCTCGTCTTGGGGAGGACAGCATCATGCTACATGAGGACATGATCCCGGCCATGATTGATAGCGACACCAAGACTTTATCCAACCCATGGGACATTTTTGCTCCACCATTTGACACCTCATCATCCTCTGATGCCTCCCCAGAAGCAACACCAACCCAGTCACCGCACAATCCCACTGCCACCGAATTCAAGTCTGCTCATTCTGTGATCCCGACCAGCACGCAACCTCCTGTCCACGGCTCGAAAGAAGACATCCGGCAGACAGAGTCCAGCAAAAGGCAGCACAGCTCCCTCCCGCCGTACCAGAAGCTGCCACACTCAGCCAGCTTCCCCACCACTGCTGCTTCTGTAACCTCCCCAAAACCCTTCCTCAGACCGTCAACCCTGTGGCCCTCCACAGGCAAGCCCCACACCGGCACAGCACAGCAGCGTCTTCCAGCTGGGGACCAAGAAGGCCAGATTCTGGGAAAAGACACTGAGGTGACTGTTAAGGGAAATTATAGGAaggcaaagagaaagagaagtgagCCCacggtggaggaggaggaggagatcaGTGGAAGCCCTCCATCTTGGCTCTTTGACACTCAGGCAGGCTCCGGGGCCGAAGGGGGCAGCAGTCACCAACAGGGTCAAAGTGTCGGTGCTGTCGTCAGAAGGAGGGCCACTGTTCACAGCGACGGCATGCTGTTCTCTTACTCTTACCAAGTGTCAGGAGCCAATCTGCTGGATTTCAGTCAGTTTACAGTTGCAGAGTCCTTGCTGCACTGGGCCGTGAAATATCTCGTTCCAAAGACCACAGACACGTCAGGAACCTCCAATCAGACCAACGTCACTCCACTCTAGGGTCCATGTGTTGACAggccagagatcttcaacagggggtctgtGATCCCTGGGGGTCCTCAGACTTActtgttttttgctgttgttaaaATAAGAATATGTCTGAAAATAGACATGAACATGAAGTCAACATCTTATTAGCAAAGATCGCcttattttaagaaaagaattcattcaaatttcattgcaaaacaaaacaaaaacatttaatttccacAAGCTTGATGATATGCTAAGTTAAGTTAAAGACACTGTTCCTTCGTCATGCAGTGATGAAAACATGATGTTGCATATTAATCCATCCGGCCCAGTGTAATATGcaactatatacagtacatatgtatgtatgtatatatatatatatgtatgtatgtatgtttgtgtgtgtgtgtggtaggttgtcccagctctttctctctttcagctatGGGGTCCTTGGCCTACAATGttgaagacccccccccccccaggtttaAGCTGATGTTTTCAGCTCGTCAGATATTATAACCTCCTCTTATAGTTACGTATTATAATACAATATGTGTGAAGCACTGagtaaaaggttttaaaattgTTAACCAATGTTGATCCCTATTCACTAAGTATTTTAAGCTTGTccagtgtaaataaataaaacacaagtacctTTGCTGTCTTAATTAACTAGAAAACATCACGGTCCACTTCACAAGGACTCGGCCTACGTGGGACACCCACTCTGCTGGCTTAGCCATAGGTTGCACCAGGATTTACATTTGAAGGTGACTTATTTATTACATATAATTAACGATAAAAGCTTAGTTTAATTCACCAAATTCCCATATATTTTCTCAAACCGCACACTTGTCTATTTGTCCAGTAGGTGTCACCAAATACTACATATGTTTAAACTTTGATTACACATAGGAAGAAGTTGAGATGCAGAGTTTTTTGGAAAACTGTGTAAATTGCTTGCAGATTGTAACCAAAATGgacaccagactgaaatctcgACATTGTAACAACAGCAATATAATACAAAAGAATAATAAGTCAGCCTTTAGCTGATAATCatactagagcccgaccgatatatcggcgggccgatattaggcatctCCTGACCTATTGGTATCGGcttttataatggccgatttaaTGATTctgttaaattaatatttgaaaaataaaaacggatggtcaaccatgttatgagtgttgtgTTGCAAAGTCTGTCCACCaaaggacactctacaacgtccctgttagtgatggtgttgcatagtctgtccaccaaaggacactctacaacgtccctgttagtgatgttggtgcatagtctgtccaccaaaggacactctacaacgtccctgttagtgatggtggtgcaaagtctgtccaccagaggacgctctacaacgtccctgttagtgttggcaactgttggcaacactgataatcttttttgttaatttatttttgtttaaaagactTTAGGTTTTATATCACCATATATTTTGGCCCACCTAGCTGTGCCCCCAaaccaaaaagacagaaagcttTTGGCAGATCTGCAGACTCTGAGATTCCTGCACAGCTGCTGAGTTGTCATCTCCAGACCTGTGAAACAGGTTGTTGTGAGCCGGCTGTCTGGTAGAA contains:
- the acd gene encoding adrenocortical dysplasia protein homolog encodes the protein MHRAARSRLSPWIEHLILSYGGPGCSSSSSSGGRLKAHVVGVGQMSQSQAQGSEGPTGLLFLSDGVLQIPAILTGSAWEHLQDHEDRECFTSLVNSTVCIQDYRLQFHMAPEQTKCRFYLSIGELATTAAGPLKNNTPCSTTQASIRLKICKTWRALLGQETQDSQKSPCGFDLSELLGEWQHECLQVVLGDVQERLGVSQQPSTSTLIHPDTSTVTSWGVDRVTYKGVKCFKVPIKCLLIPEEDAQQLQTPQNVGSGTTIGRSAVSEDKKIDSPQVCELSDTMQLFVDNREWQIAKPACGDRDQEINENSPRLGEDSIMLHEDMIPAMIDSDTKTLSNPWDIFAPPFDTSSSSDASPEATPTQSPHNPTATEFKSAHSVIPTSTQPPVHGSKEDIRQTESSKRQHSSLPPYQKLPHSASFPTTAASVTSPKPFLRPSTLWPSTGKPHTGTAQQRLPAGDQEGQILGKDTEVTVKGNYRKAKRKRSEPTVEEEEEISGSPPSWLFDTQAGSGAEGGSSHQQGQSVGAVVRRRATVHSDGMLFSYSYQVSGANLLDFSQFTVAESLLHWAVKYLVPKTTDTSGTSNQTNVTPL